In Nocardioides sp. zg-1228, a single window of DNA contains:
- a CDS encoding dipeptidase: MGTPVDVSALLAAHPVIDGHNDLLWEARAQAAYDFSRLDVGAGGTPTHTDLPRMRAGGMGAQFWSVYVPTRLTGDAAVSATLEQVDAARMLTERYADQLVWATTADEVEEAWVSDRIASLAGAEGGHSIDCSLGTLRALHALGVRYLTLTHNANTPWADSATDRPVAGGLTDFGREVVREMNRTGMMVDLSHVSADTMRDALEVAEAPVIFSHSSARAVTDSPRNAPDDVLEAMARGGGVCMVTFVPKFVNEACADAHREMVAAAASEGVPEADGVRFAAFERAWVVDHPQPTATLGDVVTHVEHVREVAGIDHVGLGGDYDGVETLPAGLEDVSAYPRLLSALADRGWSTGDLARLTCRNTLRVMREVEAVALDLQSERGPSLARIEDLDGVRPSVRGGDPGGA; this comes from the coding sequence ATGGGCACCCCCGTGGACGTCTCCGCACTGCTGGCCGCACACCCGGTGATCGACGGGCACAACGACTTGCTGTGGGAGGCGCGCGCGCAGGCGGCGTACGACTTCTCCCGCCTCGACGTCGGCGCGGGCGGCACCCCCACCCACACCGACCTGCCGCGGATGCGCGCGGGCGGGATGGGCGCGCAGTTCTGGTCGGTCTACGTGCCCACGCGGCTGACCGGCGACGCCGCCGTGAGCGCCACCCTCGAGCAGGTCGACGCCGCGCGGATGCTGACCGAGCGCTACGCCGACCAGCTGGTGTGGGCGACGACGGCCGACGAGGTCGAGGAGGCGTGGGTCTCCGACCGGATCGCCTCGCTCGCGGGCGCCGAGGGCGGCCACTCGATCGACTGCTCGCTCGGCACGCTGCGCGCGCTCCACGCGCTCGGCGTGCGCTACCTGACGCTCACCCACAACGCCAACACCCCCTGGGCCGACTCGGCCACCGACCGCCCGGTGGCCGGCGGGCTCACCGACTTCGGCCGCGAGGTCGTGCGCGAGATGAACCGCACCGGGATGATGGTCGACCTCTCCCACGTCTCCGCCGACACGATGCGCGACGCGCTCGAGGTCGCCGAGGCGCCGGTCATCTTCAGCCACAGCTCCGCGCGGGCGGTGACCGACAGCCCTCGCAACGCCCCGGACGACGTGCTCGAGGCGATGGCCCGCGGCGGCGGGGTGTGCATGGTCACCTTCGTGCCGAAGTTCGTCAACGAGGCCTGCGCCGACGCCCACCGCGAGATGGTCGCGGCCGCGGCGAGCGAGGGCGTCCCCGAGGCCGACGGCGTCCGGTTCGCGGCGTTCGAGCGGGCGTGGGTGGTCGACCACCCGCAGCCCACGGCCACGCTCGGCGACGTCGTCACCCACGTGGAGCACGTGCGCGAGGTGGCCGGCATCGACCACGTGGGGCTCGGCGGCGACTACGACGGGGTCGAGACCCTGCCCGCGGGGCTGGAGGACGTGTCGGCCTACCCGCGGCTGCTCTCCGCGCTGGCCGATCGCGGCTGGTCGACCGGGGACCTGGCCCGGCTGACCTGCCGCAACACCCTGCGGGTGATGCGCGAGGTCGAGGCGGTCGCGCTCGACCTGCAGTCGGAGCGCGGACCGAGCCTGGCGCGGATCGAGGACCTCGACGGCGTACGCCCGAGCGTCCGTGGCGGTGACCCGGGCGGTGCGTAA
- a CDS encoding DEAD/DEAH box helicase has product MSLVPVTGPARLLVGEPPREGSVEFTDARRTIVMPIRGALPVLGKVRDQADVHPSVALLAGAALMGLQLVASGRFAPDPEGRHWQVAGLDAADEQRIADLARSRAWDGFDEASAEGMVRGMLDAVVDTMPRTTPGRSRHRGPARAPDRAPAQRSPDDFSDRLQQRIARIRARGRDDRPQLVSISFRVEADEEELVAGAVRLVMQVHAVDNPAHVADASELWAETGPEAAHGFGERARTHAAIALRSAADAWPVLDRLLDLRVPDEITLDTDEILSLLDGGAAALTEAGHPVMWPKYLDREVTQRVELGRRAPAGGREEPLQDGLFGPQALFGFEWQLSLHGEELTDDEMDALARTTSPIIKLRDNWVAVDSAVIKRARKRLIRTVTPVQALAATLTGVVDIEDAPYEAVVGASLLAMRDRVRDAVTGELVDVPAGLRAELRDYQRRGLSWLAELTSLGLGGCLADDMGLGKTITVIALHLHRSEGRGGAPTLVVCPASLLGNWEAEIRRFAPGVAVRRHHGSTRDLDGVRDGFVLTTYGTMRNDAALLAEVPWDLVVADEAQHIKNSRSAAARALRTIPSTARVALTGTPVENDLTELWSILDWAIPGLLGSRNAFRKVWAGPIESGLEPTKARQFADLIDPFLLRRRKSDPGVAPELPPKTETDHLLGLTREQVVLYETLVRESMRRIEEADEETRRGLVLKLLTGLKQICNHPAHFLRQANPRLRGRSEKVELLDELVGTVMAEEGAVLVFTQYVAMAELLVRHLAAAGVPHQLLHGGTPVRQRDEMVARFQAGEAPVFLLSLKAGGTGLNLTRADHVIHFDRWWNPAVEDQATDRAYRIGQTRPVQVHRFVTQGTIEERIAELLARKRSLADSVLSRGETALTELSDAELRDLVELRREGT; this is encoded by the coding sequence ATGAGCCTCGTGCCGGTCACGGGACCGGCCCGGCTGCTGGTGGGGGAGCCGCCCCGGGAGGGGTCGGTGGAGTTCACCGACGCGCGCCGCACCATCGTGATGCCGATCAGGGGCGCGCTGCCGGTGCTCGGCAAGGTGCGCGACCAGGCCGACGTGCACCCGTCGGTCGCGCTGCTCGCCGGAGCCGCGCTGATGGGCCTGCAGCTGGTCGCGTCGGGCCGCTTCGCCCCCGACCCCGAGGGCCGGCACTGGCAGGTCGCGGGCCTCGACGCGGCCGACGAGCAGCGGATCGCCGACCTGGCGCGCTCGCGGGCGTGGGACGGCTTCGACGAGGCGTCCGCCGAGGGGATGGTGCGCGGGATGCTCGACGCGGTCGTCGACACCATGCCCCGCACCACCCCGGGACGCTCGCGGCACCGCGGCCCCGCCCGCGCACCCGACCGCGCGCCCGCCCAGCGGAGCCCCGACGACTTCAGCGACCGGCTGCAGCAGCGGATCGCCCGGATCCGGGCTCGCGGGCGCGACGACCGACCCCAGCTGGTCTCGATCTCCTTCCGGGTCGAGGCCGACGAGGAGGAGCTGGTCGCGGGCGCCGTGCGCCTGGTGATGCAGGTGCACGCCGTCGACAACCCCGCCCATGTCGCCGACGCCTCCGAGCTGTGGGCCGAGACCGGCCCCGAGGCGGCCCACGGCTTCGGCGAGCGGGCCCGCACCCACGCCGCGATCGCCCTGCGCTCGGCGGCCGACGCCTGGCCGGTGCTCGACCGGCTGCTCGACCTGCGCGTCCCCGACGAGATCACCCTCGACACCGACGAGATCCTCTCGCTGCTCGACGGCGGCGCCGCGGCGCTCACCGAGGCCGGGCACCCGGTCATGTGGCCGAAGTACCTCGACCGCGAGGTGACCCAGCGCGTCGAGCTGGGCCGCCGGGCGCCGGCCGGCGGGCGGGAGGAGCCGCTGCAGGACGGCCTGTTCGGACCGCAGGCCCTGTTCGGCTTCGAGTGGCAGCTGTCGCTGCACGGCGAGGAGCTGACCGACGACGAGATGGACGCGCTGGCCCGCACGACCAGCCCGATCATCAAGCTCCGCGACAACTGGGTCGCCGTCGACTCCGCCGTGATCAAGCGGGCCCGCAAGAGGCTGATCCGCACCGTGACCCCCGTGCAGGCGCTGGCCGCGACCCTCACCGGGGTCGTCGACATCGAGGACGCCCCCTACGAGGCGGTCGTCGGCGCGAGCCTGCTCGCGATGCGCGACCGGGTGCGTGACGCGGTCACCGGCGAGCTCGTCGACGTTCCGGCCGGACTGCGCGCCGAGCTGCGCGACTACCAGCGCCGCGGACTGTCGTGGCTGGCCGAGCTGACGTCGCTGGGCCTCGGCGGCTGCCTGGCCGACGACATGGGCCTCGGCAAGACGATCACGGTCATCGCGCTCCACCTGCACCGCAGCGAAGGGCGCGGCGGCGCTCCCACCCTGGTCGTGTGCCCGGCCTCGCTGCTCGGCAACTGGGAGGCCGAGATCCGCCGCTTCGCCCCCGGCGTCGCCGTACGCCGCCACCACGGCAGCACGCGCGACCTCGACGGCGTGCGCGACGGCTTCGTGCTCACCACCTACGGCACGATGCGCAACGACGCCGCGCTGCTGGCCGAGGTGCCCTGGGACCTCGTCGTCGCCGACGAGGCACAGCACATCAAGAACTCCCGCTCGGCCGCGGCGCGCGCGCTGCGCACCATCCCCAGCACCGCCCGGGTCGCCCTCACCGGCACGCCGGTCGAGAACGACCTCACCGAGCTCTGGTCGATCCTCGACTGGGCCATCCCCGGCCTGCTCGGCAGCCGCAACGCCTTCCGCAAGGTGTGGGCGGGCCCGATCGAGTCGGGCCTCGAGCCCACCAAGGCACGGCAGTTCGCCGACCTGATCGACCCCTTCCTGCTGCGTCGCCGCAAGTCCGACCCGGGCGTGGCCCCCGAGCTCCCGCCCAAGACCGAGACCGACCACCTGCTCGGCCTGACCCGCGAGCAGGTCGTCCTCTACGAGACCCTGGTGCGCGAGTCGATGCGGCGCATCGAGGAGGCCGACGAGGAGACCCGCCGCGGCCTGGTGCTCAAGCTGCTCACCGGCCTCAAGCAGATCTGCAACCATCCCGCCCACTTCCTGCGCCAGGCCAACCCCAGGCTGCGCGGGCGCTCAGAGAAGGTCGAGCTCCTCGACGAGCTGGTCGGCACGGTGATGGCCGAGGAGGGTGCCGTCCTCGTCTTCACCCAGTACGTCGCGATGGCCGAGCTGCTCGTGCGCCACCTCGCCGCGGCGGGGGTGCCCCACCAGCTGCTCCACGGCGGCACGCCGGTGCGCCAGCGCGACGAGATGGTGGCGCGGTTCCAGGCCGGCGAGGCGCCGGTGTTCCTGCTCTCCCTCAAGGCCGGCGGCACCGGGCTCAACCTCACCCGGGCCGACCACGTCATCCACTTCGACCGCTGGTGGAACCCCGCCGTCGAGGACCAGGCCACCGACCGTGCCTACCGGATCGGCCAGACCCGACCGGTGCAGGTGCACCGCTTCGTCACCCAGGGCACCATCGAGGAGCGGATCGCCGAGCTGCTGGCCCGCAAGCGCTCCCTGGCCGACTCGGTGCTGTCGCGAGGTGAGACGGCGCTCACCGAGCTCTCCGACGCCGAGCTGCGCGACCTGGTCGAGCTGCGTCGCGAGGGCACCTGA
- a CDS encoding DHA2 family efflux MFS transporter permease subunit gives MTHTQTQPGEIRPERSDKLDKNVLMVAGVVVLGAIMSILDITVVSVALNTFQEEFDATAAEVAWTMTGYTLALASVIPLTGWAADRFGTKRLYLLAVLLFTLGSVLCAAATSLETLVLFRVLQGLGGGMLMPLGMTILTRAAGPERVGRVMAVLGIPMLLGPIFGPIVGGALIESASWHWIFLINLPIGLAAIVYAWIVLPKDDVEPSETFDWLGMLLLSPGLAAFLYGVSSIPEEGTVMAARVLVPMVGGLALIAAFVPWALARRNVHPLVELRLFANRNLTVAIIAMTLFAIAFFGASLLFPLYFIQVRGEGTLFTGWLLAPQGVGAMLTMPLAGVLADRIGPGKIVLVGITVITVGMAMFTQIGADTSYVYILGALFIMGLGMGGTMMPIMSAALATLTAHNVARGSTLLNITQQVAASIGTALFSVILTNELKDSRFVAAGTALAEAGDDQTKVAAILERFGISPDQLGNLEQLVTSDMADAFATVFVVATVLVACCLIPAAFLPRRRLAPVDPTVLVGH, from the coding sequence GTGACCCACACCCAGACCCAGCCCGGCGAGATCCGCCCCGAGCGCTCCGACAAGCTCGACAAGAACGTCCTGATGGTGGCCGGCGTCGTCGTCCTCGGCGCGATCATGTCGATCCTCGACATCACCGTCGTGTCCGTCGCGCTCAACACCTTCCAGGAGGAGTTCGACGCGACCGCCGCCGAGGTGGCCTGGACGATGACCGGCTACACCCTCGCCCTCGCCAGCGTCATCCCGCTGACGGGCTGGGCGGCCGACCGCTTCGGCACCAAGCGGCTCTACCTCCTCGCGGTGCTGCTCTTCACCCTCGGCTCGGTGCTGTGTGCCGCGGCGACGTCGCTGGAGACGCTCGTGCTCTTCCGGGTGCTCCAGGGCCTCGGCGGGGGCATGCTGATGCCGCTCGGCATGACGATCCTGACCCGCGCCGCCGGCCCCGAGCGGGTGGGCCGCGTGATGGCCGTGCTCGGCATCCCGATGCTCCTCGGCCCGATCTTCGGCCCGATCGTCGGCGGCGCCCTGATCGAGAGCGCGTCGTGGCACTGGATCTTCCTGATCAACCTGCCCATCGGCCTCGCCGCGATCGTCTACGCCTGGATCGTGCTGCCCAAGGACGACGTCGAGCCGTCGGAGACCTTCGACTGGCTGGGCATGCTGCTGCTCTCGCCCGGCCTCGCCGCGTTCCTCTACGGCGTCAGCTCCATCCCGGAGGAGGGCACCGTCATGGCTGCCCGGGTGCTGGTGCCGATGGTCGGCGGCCTCGCCCTCATCGCGGCGTTCGTGCCGTGGGCCCTCGCGCGGCGCAACGTCCACCCGCTGGTCGAGCTGCGCCTGTTCGCCAACCGCAACCTCACCGTCGCGATCATCGCGATGACGCTCTTCGCCATCGCCTTCTTCGGGGCCTCGCTGCTGTTCCCGCTCTACTTCATCCAGGTCCGCGGCGAGGGCACCCTCTTCACCGGCTGGCTGCTGGCCCCACAGGGCGTCGGCGCGATGCTCACCATGCCCCTCGCGGGCGTCCTCGCCGACCGGATCGGTCCCGGCAAGATCGTGCTCGTCGGGATCACGGTGATCACCGTCGGCATGGCGATGTTCACCCAGATCGGCGCCGACACCTCCTACGTCTACATCCTCGGCGCGCTGTTCATCATGGGCCTCGGCATGGGCGGCACGATGATGCCCATCATGTCCGCCGCGCTGGCGACGCTCACCGCGCACAACGTCGCCCGCGGCTCGACGCTGCTCAACATCACCCAGCAGGTCGCGGCCTCGATCGGCACCGCGCTCTTCTCGGTGATCCTCACCAACGAGCTCAAGGACTCGCGCTTCGTCGCCGCCGGCACCGCTCTGGCCGAGGCCGGCGACGACCAGACCAAGGTGGCCGCGATACTCGAGCGCTTCGGGATCTCGCCCGACCAGCTCGGCAACCTCGAGCAGCTGGTCACCAGCGACATGGCCGACGCGTTCGCGACGGTGTTCGTCGTCGCCACGGTGCTCGTCGCGTGCTGCCTGATCCCCGCGGCGTTCCTGCCCCGCAGGAGGCTCGCCCCGGTCGACCCCACCGTGCTGGTGGGTCACTGA
- a CDS encoding ATP-binding protein has translation MSSVLGGWDSLDPALRRLMRINLAVLGVATVLLAAAYVLGFRPRAAEVDLAVMALSIALLLATAPLSRRHGAPAAVVGLTLAALVFAVGGTWATPVLSPLTALLTMVPLLIGSSFLGRRWILALSVVAVVGSAGVAALGEWRRPEAVSEHWWANALVVASSLPAGVVVVVLLVRGAYARLQEQSGELVESRRRVVEVADAARRSLERDLHDGVQQRLLATSVTIERARKALAAGSVDGAATLLEQLAGDTRATAEELRELARGIYPPLLSERGLVAALQSAARRSAVPVTLDVADVERHSRDVEAAAYFCILEALTNAAKHSGATEVAITVRGRPHLSFAVSDDGRGFDRPSVDVGGLLGMEARVEAAGGRLALDTAPGRGTVLRGEFPPPGRRPTDRRVE, from the coding sequence GTGAGCTCGGTCCTGGGCGGCTGGGACAGCCTCGACCCGGCGCTCCGGCGGCTGATGCGGATCAACCTCGCCGTGCTGGGCGTGGCGACGGTGCTGCTCGCGGCGGCGTACGTCCTCGGCTTCCGCCCCCGGGCGGCCGAGGTCGACCTCGCGGTGATGGCGCTCTCGATCGCCCTGCTGCTGGCCACCGCGCCGCTGTCGCGCCGGCACGGCGCCCCGGCGGCGGTCGTCGGCCTCACGCTCGCCGCCCTGGTCTTCGCCGTCGGCGGCACCTGGGCCACGCCCGTCCTCAGCCCGCTCACCGCCCTGCTGACGATGGTGCCGCTGCTGATCGGCTCCTCCTTCCTGGGACGGCGGTGGATCCTGGCGCTCAGCGTGGTCGCGGTGGTCGGCAGCGCCGGCGTCGCCGCGCTGGGTGAGTGGCGGCGGCCGGAGGCGGTCAGCGAGCACTGGTGGGCCAACGCCCTGGTGGTGGCGTCGTCGCTGCCGGCCGGGGTGGTCGTGGTGGTGCTGCTGGTGCGCGGGGCGTACGCCCGACTGCAGGAGCAGTCCGGCGAGCTCGTGGAGTCGCGGCGCCGGGTCGTCGAGGTCGCCGACGCCGCCCGTCGCAGTCTCGAGCGCGACCTGCACGACGGCGTGCAGCAGCGGCTGCTGGCCACCAGCGTGACGATCGAGCGGGCCCGCAAGGCCCTCGCCGCCGGGAGCGTCGACGGAGCGGCGACGCTGCTCGAGCAGCTGGCCGGCGACACTCGTGCGACCGCCGAGGAGCTGCGCGAGCTCGCCCGCGGCATCTACCCGCCGCTGCTCAGCGAGCGCGGGCTGGTGGCGGCGCTCCAATCGGCCGCGCGGCGCTCCGCGGTGCCGGTCACCCTCGACGTCGCCGACGTCGAGCGGCACAGCCGCGACGTCGAGGCGGCTGCCTACTTCTGCATCCTCGAGGCGCTGACCAACGCCGCGAAGCACTCCGGCGCGACCGAGGTCGCCATCACCGTCCGCGGGCGTCCGCACCTCTCCTTCGCCGTGAGCGACGACGGCCGGGGCTTCGACCGCCCCAGCGTCGACGTCGGCGGGCTGCTCGGGATGGAGGCCCGCGTGGAGGCGGCCGGCGGGCGCCTCGCGCTCGACACCGCGCCGGGCCGCGGCACGGTGCTGCGTGGTGAGTTCCCGCCCCCCGGTCGTCGACCCACGGACCGTCGGGTGGAGTGA
- a CDS encoding response regulator transcription factor: MRVVLAEDGDLLRAGVLALLEGHDDIEVVAAATSLPELLAAVDEHRPDVVLTDIRMPPDLTDEGIRAAGELRRTHPGVGVVALTQYSDVEYALDLVREGSDGRGYLLKERVADVDELVTALRTVAAGGSVIDQLVVDSLVAGGARRADSVLDRLTPRELEVLGMVARGMTNAAIADQLAVTDRAVEKHVGSILTKLDLPADAPVHRRVAATLVFLSEAGVGGIALG; this comes from the coding sequence ATCCGCGTGGTGCTCGCCGAGGACGGCGACCTGCTGCGCGCCGGGGTGCTCGCGCTGCTCGAGGGACACGACGACATCGAGGTCGTGGCGGCCGCCACCAGCCTGCCCGAGCTGCTCGCGGCTGTGGACGAGCACCGTCCCGACGTGGTGCTCACCGACATCCGGATGCCGCCCGACCTCACCGACGAGGGGATCCGCGCGGCCGGCGAGCTGCGCCGCACCCATCCCGGCGTCGGGGTGGTCGCCCTGACCCAGTACTCCGACGTGGAGTACGCCCTCGACCTGGTGCGCGAGGGCAGCGACGGGCGCGGCTACCTGCTCAAGGAGCGGGTGGCCGACGTCGACGAGCTGGTCACGGCGCTGCGCACGGTCGCGGCCGGCGGATCGGTCATCGACCAGCTCGTGGTCGACTCCCTGGTGGCGGGCGGCGCGCGGCGCGCCGACTCCGTCCTCGACCGGCTCACCCCCCGCGAGCTCGAGGTGCTGGGCATGGTGGCCCGCGGGATGACCAACGCCGCGATCGCCGACCAGCTCGCCGTCACCGACCGGGCGGTGGAGAAGCACGTCGGCTCGATCCTGACCAAGCTCGACCTGCCCGCCGACGCCCCCGTCCACCGCCGCGTCGCCGCGACGCTCGTCTTCCTCAGCGAGGCCGGCGTCGGCGGCATCGCGCTCGGGTGA
- a CDS encoding DEAD/DEAH box helicase, protein MTAVPTTPADVRPAAREAAERHLRALVGRDDAALREDQWAAIEALAVDRRRALVVQRTGWGKSAVYFVATKLLREGGAGPTVIVSPLLALMRNQIAAAERAGIRAVTINSTNIDQWQPINEQIRAGEVDVLLVSPERLNNPGFRDEVLPRLAATCGLLVVDEAHCISDWGHDFRPDYRRLRTLLAELPTGIPVLATTATANARVTDDVAEQLGVHADGAADSQVLVQRGTLDRESLRLGVIRLRTPEQRLAWLADHLAEQPGSGIVYCLTVAATQEVAGYLRDRGLEVAAYSGQTEPDERHALEQALVDGRVKALIATSALGMGFDATLGFVINLGAPASPVAYYQQVGRAGRGTDEATVVLLPQLEDRDIWAYFASLGFPREEQVRETLAALGASERPMSTATLETRVELGRNRLESMLKVLDVDGAVQRVQGGWVATGRPWHYDAERYARVAEAREREQQAMLGYLETTECRMRYLREQLDDPDAADCGRCDNCGGLSLSTAVSDTAVAEAGQRLSRPGVVLEPRRMWPTALANLGLDLKGKITQGAEPGRTVARLTDLGHGQALRALFREDTPDGPVPPGLAQAVMDVMKDWAPEWRSRPDVIVVVESATRPTLTRDLADGLSRVMQVPVVGTWAIRDPSVPPRAGQSNSAQRVAAVRRRGGLDADVPAGATVLLVDDQVATGWTLTVAATAIRAAGASAVLPLALASQG, encoded by the coding sequence ATGACCGCCGTCCCCACCACCCCCGCCGACGTACGCCCCGCCGCCCGCGAGGCGGCCGAGCGGCACCTGCGGGCGCTGGTCGGGCGAGACGACGCCGCCCTGCGCGAGGACCAGTGGGCCGCGATCGAGGCCCTCGCCGTCGACCGGCGCCGCGCCCTCGTCGTCCAGCGCACCGGGTGGGGCAAGTCGGCGGTCTACTTCGTCGCGACCAAGCTGCTGCGCGAGGGGGGTGCGGGTCCCACCGTGATCGTCAGCCCGCTGCTCGCGCTCATGCGCAACCAGATCGCCGCCGCCGAGCGGGCCGGCATCCGGGCGGTGACGATCAACTCGACCAACATCGACCAGTGGCAGCCGATCAACGAGCAGATCCGCGCCGGCGAGGTCGACGTCCTCCTCGTCAGCCCCGAGCGGCTCAACAACCCCGGCTTCCGCGACGAGGTGCTCCCGCGCCTCGCCGCCACCTGCGGCCTGCTCGTGGTCGACGAGGCCCACTGCATCTCCGACTGGGGCCACGACTTCCGCCCCGACTACCGCCGGCTGCGCACCCTGCTCGCCGAGCTGCCCACCGGCATCCCGGTGCTCGCCACGACGGCGACCGCCAACGCCCGGGTGACCGACGACGTCGCCGAGCAGCTCGGGGTGCACGCCGACGGGGCCGCCGACTCGCAGGTGCTCGTGCAGCGCGGCACGCTCGACCGCGAGTCCCTCCGGCTCGGCGTCATCCGGCTCCGGACCCCCGAGCAGCGGCTCGCCTGGCTGGCCGACCACCTCGCCGAGCAGCCCGGGTCGGGCATCGTCTACTGCCTCACCGTCGCCGCCACGCAGGAGGTCGCGGGCTACCTTCGCGACCGCGGCCTCGAGGTCGCGGCCTACTCCGGCCAGACCGAGCCCGACGAGCGGCACGCGCTGGAGCAGGCGCTGGTGGACGGCCGGGTCAAGGCCCTCATCGCCACCAGCGCGCTGGGCATGGGCTTCGACGCGACCCTCGGCTTCGTGATCAACCTCGGCGCCCCGGCGTCGCCCGTCGCCTACTACCAGCAGGTCGGCCGCGCCGGCCGTGGCACCGACGAGGCGACGGTCGTGCTGCTGCCCCAGCTCGAGGACCGCGACATCTGGGCCTACTTCGCCTCGCTCGGCTTCCCACGCGAGGAGCAGGTCCGCGAGACGCTCGCCGCCCTCGGCGCGTCCGAGCGCCCGATGTCGACGGCCACCCTCGAGACCCGCGTCGAGCTCGGCCGCAACCGGCTCGAGTCGATGCTCAAGGTCCTCGACGTCGACGGCGCCGTCCAGCGCGTGCAGGGCGGCTGGGTCGCGACCGGGCGTCCCTGGCACTACGACGCCGAGCGCTACGCCCGGGTGGCCGAGGCCCGCGAGCGCGAGCAGCAGGCGATGCTGGGATACCTCGAGACCACCGAGTGCCGGATGCGCTACCTCCGCGAGCAGCTCGACGACCCCGACGCCGCCGACTGCGGTCGCTGCGACAACTGCGGCGGGCTGAGCCTGTCGACGGCGGTGAGCGACACGGCGGTGGCCGAGGCCGGCCAGCGGCTCTCCCGCCCCGGCGTCGTGCTCGAGCCGCGTCGGATGTGGCCCACGGCGCTGGCCAACCTCGGCCTCGACCTCAAGGGCAAGATCACCCAGGGCGCCGAGCCCGGTCGCACGGTCGCCCGCCTCACCGACCTCGGCCACGGGCAGGCGCTGCGGGCGCTCTTCCGCGAGGACACCCCCGACGGTCCGGTCCCGCCCGGGCTGGCGCAGGCGGTGATGGACGTGATGAAGGACTGGGCCCCCGAGTGGAGGTCGCGTCCCGACGTGATCGTCGTCGTGGAGTCGGCGACCCGGCCCACCCTGACCCGCGACCTCGCCGACGGCCTGTCCCGCGTGATGCAGGTCCCCGTGGTCGGCACGTGGGCGATCCGCGACCCCTCCGTCCCGCCCCGCGCCGGCCAGTCCAACTCGGCCCAGCGCGTCGCCGCCGTACGCCGTCGCGGTGGCCTCGACGCCGACGTGCCGGCCGGCGCCACCGTGCTGCTCGTCGACGACCAGGTGGCGACCGGCTGGACGCTCACGGTCGCCGCGACCGCGATCCGCGCGGCGGGGGCGAGCGCCGTCCTCCCGCTGGCCCTCGCCTCCCAGGGCTGA
- a CDS encoding TetR/AcrR family transcriptional regulator, with protein sequence MTPRRQQILDIAADLFAARGFHGVSVAELGAACGISGPALYKHFESKDAMLAEMLVSISETLLAEGRSRVAAADGPRAALEALVEWHIEFALGHRALIVVQDRDWSSLPDRARERVRALQRAYVDVWATQIRRHDPTLSPETSRARAHVVFGLLNSTPHSGRLPDPQMHAVLRDMAHGALGLS encoded by the coding sequence GTGACTCCGCGCCGGCAGCAGATCCTCGACATCGCTGCCGACCTCTTCGCCGCCCGGGGCTTCCACGGCGTCTCCGTGGCCGAGCTGGGCGCCGCCTGCGGCATCTCCGGCCCGGCGCTCTACAAGCACTTCGAGTCCAAGGACGCGATGCTCGCCGAGATGCTGGTGAGCATCAGCGAGACCCTGCTCGCCGAGGGCCGCAGCCGCGTCGCCGCCGCCGACGGCCCGCGTGCGGCGCTCGAGGCGCTGGTCGAGTGGCACATCGAGTTCGCCCTCGGGCACCGCGCGCTCATCGTCGTGCAGGACCGCGACTGGAGCAGCCTGCCCGACCGGGCACGCGAGCGCGTACGCGCCCTGCAGCGCGCCTACGTCGACGTCTGGGCCACGCAGATCCGCCGCCACGACCCGACCCTGAGCCCGGAGACCTCGCGCGCCCGCGCCCACGTCGTCTTCGGCCTGCTCAACTCCACCCCGCACAGCGGCCGGCTCCCCGACCCGCAGATGCACGCGGTGCTCCGCGACATGGCCCACGGCGCGCTCGGGCTCTCCTGA